One Pseudochaenichthys georgianus chromosome 4, fPseGeo1.2, whole genome shotgun sequence DNA window includes the following coding sequences:
- the sirt5 gene encoding NAD-dependent protein deacylase sirtuin-5, mitochondrial, with protein MIVLQLTCRGLINSQLHGHLKIPRAMQNMARPSSDLAAFRKTFSKAKNIAILTGAGVSAESGVPTFRGAGGYWRTWEAQQLATPEAFSRNPSRVWEFYHYRREVMLTKDPNPAHLAIAECEERLIKQGRNVTVITQNIDELHRRAGSKNILELHGSLFKTRCMSCGHEAANYHSPICGALKGKGAPDPDTEDAQIPVQQLPRCEQKGCHGLLRPAVVWFGETLDSDILSRAEEVLDSCDLCLVVGTSSVVYPAAMFAPQVAARGVPVAEFNMEDTPATMRFKFHFHGPCGTTLPPALERHETELK; from the exons ATGATTGTGCTCCAGCTCACCTGCAGAGGTTTGATAAACTCTCAACTGCATGGCCACCTGAAAATACCCAGGGCCATGCAAAATATGGCCAGACCCAGTTCAG ACCTGGCAGCTTTCAGGAAGACTTTCTCCAAGGCCAAGAATATAGCCATCCTCACCGGAGCAGGGGTGAGTGCAGAGAGCGGAGTCCCCACCTTCAGAGGAGCAGGAGGCTACTGGAGAACATGGGAAGCACAG CAACTTGCCACTCCAGAGGCCTTCTCCAGGAACCCCTCCCGTGTTTGGGAGTTTTACCATTACCGCCGTGAGGTCATGCTGACAAAAGATCCCAACCCCGCCCACCTGGCCATCGCAGAGTGTGAGGAGCGACTGATCAAACAGGGACGCAACGTTACAGTCATCACTCAAAATATTGACGAGCTCCACCGCCGTGCCGGATCCAAAAACATCCTGGAGCTCCACG GAAGTCTGTTTAAAACACGCTGTATGAGCTGCGGTCATGAAGCCGCCAATTACCATAGCCCCATCTGTGGCGCTCTGAAGGGCAAAGG AGCACCAGACCCCGACACAGAGGACGCTCAGATCCCTGTTCAGCAGCTGCCCAG gtgtGAGCAGAAAGGTTGTCACGGTCTCCTGAGACCAGCTGTGGTTTGGTTTGGAGAGACTCTGGACTCAGACATCCTCTCCCGTGCAGAGGAAGTGTTGGACAGCTGTGACCTCTgcctcgtg GTTGGCACTTCATCCGTTGTGTATCCAGCCGCCATGTTTGCTCCTCAGGTGGCAGCCAGAGGTGTCCCTGTGGCCGAATTCAACATGGAGGACACGCCGGCCACCATGCGCTTCAA GTTCCATTTCCACGGCCCCTGTGGGACCACGTTGCCCCCCGCGCTGGAACGCCACGAGACTGAACTAAAATGA